From Spiroplasma monobiae MQ-1, a single genomic window includes:
- a CDS encoding segregation and condensation protein A — protein sequence MNKWNEIQLNNFNGPLDLLLHLIKEKEMNIMDINLLELSSQYINYIKEYESLDIEIASEYLVMAAYLIELKSKLLIPKEEVEVDSNYEEQERDELIRRLMEYHKIKEVTDFFKNKQEDFLKTFSKSKSIIKIAKIDDDKLPLAENNIDIDKFSNIFLRAIEKNKFKKMEVNTITSIEVSPEEIAEEIKDFLNKNKINEIELGKLIEIKEFSVRVMVATFLAVLDLAAKKFITLSQKNEEVIVKYLG from the coding sequence ATGAATAAATGAAATGAAATACAATTAAATAACTTTAATGGACCCTTAGATCTATTGCTACACTTAATAAAAGAAAAAGAAATGAATATTATGGATATAAATCTTTTAGAGTTGTCTTCACAATATATTAACTATATTAAAGAATATGAATCTTTAGATATAGAAATAGCAAGTGAATATCTTGTTATGGCAGCATATTTAATAGAGCTTAAATCAAAACTTTTAATACCAAAAGAAGAGGTAGAAGTTGATTCTAATTATGAAGAACAAGAAAGAGATGAATTGATTAGAAGATTAATGGAATACCATAAGATCAAAGAAGTTACTGATTTTTTCAAAAATAAACAAGAAGATTTTTTGAAAACTTTTAGTAAATCAAAAAGTATTATTAAAATTGCAAAAATTGATGACGATAAATTGCCGTTGGCTGAAAATAATATTGATATCGATAAATTCTCAAATATTTTCTTAAGAGCAATAGAAAAGAACAAGTTTAAAAAAATGGAAGTTAATACAATAACTTCTATTGAAGTTTCTCCTGAAGAAATTGCAGAAGAAATAAAAGATTTCTTGAACAAAAATAAAATTAATGAAATTGAACTTGGAAAACTTATTGAAATAAAAGAATTCTCAGTAAGAGTTATGGTGGCAACATTTTTGGCTGTTTTAGACCTAGCTGCTAAAAAATTTATCACACTTTCTCAAAAGAATGAAGAAGTTATTGTAAAATATTTAGGTTAA
- the scpB gene encoding SMC-Scp complex subunit ScpB translates to MDNKKKMAIAEGLLFVNGDEGTTIEDLQFILNDVSEDEIEVLIDDLIQKYNKDDSSGLSIQKFAKNKYRMITKKENAEFYAKLANVKTESKLSTASIETLSIIAYKGPISRSNVEDIRGVNCETIFYKLKLRNLIEEAGKSDEIGKPMLYKVTEDFLKYFNLNSLDDLPKLKEAIEEEKDIFNRGS, encoded by the coding sequence ATGGATAATAAAAAGAAAATGGCAATTGCTGAAGGTTTGCTATTTGTTAATGGTGATGAAGGAACTACAATAGAGGATTTGCAATTCATATTAAATGATGTTAGTGAAGATGAAATTGAAGTTTTGATTGATGATTTAATCCAAAAGTATAACAAAGATGATTCTTCTGGTTTGAGTATTCAAAAATTTGCTAAAAATAAATACAGAATGATCACTAAAAAAGAAAATGCTGAGTTTTATGCAAAACTTGCAAATGTTAAAACAGAATCTAAGTTATCAACAGCAAGTATTGAAACATTATCTATAATTGCATACAAAGGTCCAATATCTAGATCTAATGTTGAAGACATTAGAGGTGTAAATTGTGAAACAATATTTTATAAATTGAAATTAAGAAATCTAATTGAAGAAGCAGGTAAGTCAGATGAAATTGGTAAACCAATGCTTTATAAAGTAACTGAAGATTTCCTTAAATACTTTAACCTTAATAGTTTAGATGATTTACCTAAATTAAAAGAGGCAATAGAAGAAGAAAAAGATATCTTCAATAGAGGTTCATAA